One segment of Pseudomonas sp. FP2196 DNA contains the following:
- a CDS encoding MOSC domain-containing protein: MTPLQQLIADVPQTGRVRWIGVRPESRGLMIELDAVEARLEAGLTGDHARPGVRNARQVTLIQWEHLSVISALMGRAPDQPVKPEELRRNLVISGINLFSLKGRRFRIGQAIFETTGWCQPCARLQNNLGPGTFQAVRGHGGITARVLQSGIIRLDDGVSVEPVPDSGYAAFNPG, translated from the coding sequence GTGACGCCGCTTCAGCAATTGATCGCCGATGTCCCGCAAACCGGCCGTGTACGCTGGATCGGCGTGCGACCAGAATCCCGTGGGCTAATGATCGAACTCGATGCTGTGGAAGCGCGGCTGGAAGCCGGACTGACTGGCGATCATGCCCGCCCCGGCGTGCGCAACGCGCGGCAGGTGACGCTGATCCAGTGGGAACACCTGTCGGTGATCAGCGCATTGATGGGCCGTGCGCCCGATCAACCGGTCAAGCCTGAAGAGCTGCGGCGCAATCTCGTTATCAGCGGGATCAACCTGTTCAGCCTCAAGGGTCGGCGCTTTCGCATCGGTCAGGCAATTTTCGAAACAACCGGCTGGTGCCAGCCTTGCGCCCGCCTGCAAAACAACCTCGGCCCCGGCACTTTTCAAGCGGTGCGCGGGCATGGCGGAATCACCGCTCGAGTGTTACAAAGCGGGATCATTCGCCTCGATGACGGTGTGTCTGTCGAACCGGTTCCGGACAGCGGCTATGCTGCGTTCAACCCCGGTTGA
- a CDS encoding DUF3094 family protein: protein MTSRLNPEDQKHVEEYLQLSQHRVERRPFRPWMLLVLVLAVTIGLGLLSRLISYLTL from the coding sequence ATGACCAGCCGCCTGAACCCCGAAGACCAAAAGCATGTCGAAGAGTACCTGCAACTGTCCCAACACCGTGTCGAGCGCCGGCCATTCCGGCCGTGGATGCTCCTGGTGCTGGTGCTGGCAGTGACCATTGGTCTCGGCCTGTTGAGCCGATTAATCAGTTACCTGACGCTATGA